From Streptomyces sp. SAI-135:
TCTGGAACAGCCGCTTGCGCCCGTACTGGTCGCCGAGTTTGCCCCACAGCGGGGTGGCCGCCGTGGAGGCCAGCAGATACGCGGTGACGACCCAGGACAGATGCTCCATGCCACCGAGGTCGCTGACGATGGTGGGCAGCGCGGTGGACACGATCGTCTGGTCCAGCGCGGCGAGCAGCATGCCGAGCAGCAGGGCCCCGATCGAGACGAGCACGTTGCCGGACACGTGAGGTTCTCGCGCGTCTCGCACATCCTCCGTCGTACCGTGCGCGTCCGCGGCCATGAAGACCTCCCGAGGCTCTCGTTCCCTCTCCATCGTGGTCGGTGTGACCGTTTACGGCCTGTTGAGTCCTGTTGGAAGCCGATATTCCGGGGGCTTCCGAAAGTCGGCTGTGGAGGGGTTCTGCATAATCTCTGGAGTTTGTGAGGGGAGGGACGAACACATGGCGGATTCGAGCGGCCATCTGTGCCCGGAGTGCGGGGCGCCGAGAGGGGCGGACCACACCCCGTCGTGCGGGTGCACCCAGCGCGCGTCGGACGCGCTGCGGGAAGCGCGTACGGCGGAGGCGGCAGCGGCGGAGGACTTCGATCCGCTGCGCATACGGCCGTACGTGGAGCTGGACGGGGAGACCGCGCCGGTGCCGCGGGTGCCCGCACCGGACGCCACGATGCCGCTGCGCGCGCCGGCGCCGCCGTCGGGCGCCCCGAGTCCCACCGATCTGAGCCTGTTCGAGTCGGAGGAGGACCGCTCCGCCCACGGCCCGGACCCGCGCCCGCGCCGCACCCGTCGCCGTACCGTCCTCCTCGCCTCGTCCGGGGCGGTGGTGGCCGTGGTCGCGGCGGCCGGTTTCGCCAGTGGGCTGTTCGCCTACGAGCCGCCGTCGCGGGACGAGGCGGGACCGCAGGACGTACGGCCGGCCGTCCCGGACGTGACGACGACCGTGCCGTCGGCGTCCCCGTCCACGGCCACACCGTCGCCACGGCCGTCGTCGGCGCACCCGTCCGCGACCGCGAGCGCGAGCCCCTCGGCCTCTCCGTCCCCGTCGAGGTCCAGCGCCTCCCCCGGCCCTTCCTTCACGACCGCGCCCCCGGCGTCCCCGACGGCCTCCGCCGCGACGAAGCCGGCGGCCGGGGCCGACTCGGCGCAGGAGGCGGCTCCGCCGGTGCTGCGGCGGGGGTCCGACGGCCCGGAGGTGGTCGAGCTCGAACTGCGGCTCACCCAGGTCGGCCTGTACGGCCGCAAGCCCTCCGGCCACTACAACGAGGGGGTCGAGGACGCGGTCGCGATGTATCAGTGGCAGCGGGGACTCCAGGGGACGGAACGCGGGGTGTACGACCTGCTGACCCGAGAGCGACTGGAGTCGGAGACCAGGGAGCCGTAGGAGACGCTCCGCGCCACCGGGGCCCCGGCCTCGCCGAGCCGGATGCGCAGGGCGCCGGGGCCGCCTGGCGTGCGACCGACCGCGCTCGCCCCGCGGCTGCGCGCCGCCGGAGGGCAGGCCTGTCGGTACGGGGGAGGCGCGGGTCTTCCCAGGCGTGAGGCGGCCGGCGCGGGTCTTCCGGGACATGAGGCGGCCAGGGTCGGATCGGGCGGTCGCCGTCCGGCGGTGAGCGTGCCGTTCACCCCTTCGCAGACCGCGCTCGGCCAACGCCCCAGACGGCACCACGTCCCGGTGGAGGGGGCCGGTAGAGCGGGCCCGGTGGAGCGTCCCGGTGAGCGGCGCGCCGGGAAGACTCGCCCCGGCCCCGCCCGCCCCGTACGGCTGCCAGCCCACCTGTAGCCGGATCATGCCGTCCCCCAGTGCCTCCGCACCGCGTCCCGCGGCAGGGAGCCCGCCGCAGCGGGCCGGTAGAGCGGCGCACCGGGAAGATTCGCCCCAGCCCCGCACCCCGTACGGCTGCCAGCCCACGTGCAGCCGGATCATGCCGTCCCCCAGCGCCTCCGCACCGCGTCCCGCCGCGGCAGGCCCGACAGAGCGGCCCGGTGAAGCGGCCCGGTAGAGCGGCGCGCCGGGAAGATTCGCCCTGGCCCCGCACCGCGTCCCGCCGCAGCGGGCCGGTAGAGCGGTGCACCGGGAAGACCCCTCCCGGCCCCGCCCGCCCCGTACGGCTGCCAGCCCACGTGCAGCCGGATCATGCCGTCCCCCAGTGCCTCCGCACCGCGTCCCGCCGCGGCAGGCCCGACAGAGCGGCCCGGTGAAGCGGCCCGGTAGAGCGGCGCGCCGGGAAGATTCGCCCCGGCCCCGCACCGCGTCCCGCCGCAGCGGGCCGGTAGAGCGGTGCACCGGGAAGACCCCTCCCGGCCCCGCCCGCCCCGTACGGCTGTCAGCCCACGTGCAGCCGGATCGTGCCGTCTCCCAGCGCCTCCACCCGTACCTGCGTGAGGTCCCGCACCACCACGTCCGGGCCGTGCAGGCCGGCCCTCGGGCCGATGCCCACCACGCGCATGCCCGCCGCCTTTCCGGCCGCGATCCCCGCGCCCGAGTCCTCGAAGACCACGCACTCCGCCGGGGCCACACCCAGCTCCGCCGCCCCCTTGAGGAAGCCCTCGGGATCCGGCTTGCTGGCGCCGACCGACTCCGCGGTGACACGGACGTCGGGCAGTTCCAGACCCGCGGCCGCCATCCGGGCCGTGGAGAGGGGGACGTCGGCCGAGGTCACGAGGGCATGGGGCAGTCCGCGCAGGGACGCGAGGAACTCCGGCGCTCCCGGTACCGCCACCACGCCGTCCATGTCCGCGGTCTCCTCGGCGAGCATGCGCGCGTTGTCCGCGAGGTTCTGCTCCATGGGCCGGTCGGGCAGCAGGACCGCCATCGACGCGTGCCCCTGGCGACCGTGGACGACCTTCATGACCTCGTCGCCGTCCAGCCCGTGGCGGTCGGCCCAGCGACGCCAGATGCGTTCCACCACGGCGTCGGAGTTGACGAGGGTGCCGTCCATGTCGAGCAGGAGGGCGCGGGCGGTGAGCACGGTGGGGGCGGCGGTGGCCGTCATCGGCAGCTCCAAGACGCGGGACGTGGGGCTTCGGAGGTGTCTCCCCCGCGCCCCCCGGAGGAACAAGGCGGCCCCGCCCGCCGGTCAGGGAAAACGGGCGGAGGCCACTTTGTTTCTCTACGGTACAAAATCCGGCCGGTTCCCGCCACCACCCACCGGTGGCCGCCCGGAACAGTTCACCCGCCGTTCAGCTCAGCCGGCCACGGCCTCCCACAGGCTCCACAGCCCGAGCGCCAGCATCAGCAGCGCCGCGACCTTGGTGATCAGCTTCAGCGGCACCCGCTTCATCAGGGCCTTTCCGCCGACGATGCCGAGACCGGCCACCGCCCACAGCGCGAGCACCGCGCCGAGGCCGACGGAGAGCGGGTCGTCGTAGCGGGCCGCGAGGTTGGCCGTCATGATCTGGGTCAGGTCACCGAACTCGGCGACCAGGATGAGCATGAACCCGGCCCCGGCGACCTTCCAGAAGGACTGGTCCTGCGGGTTGCGGATCTCCTCCTCGCCGTCGTCCTTCTTCAGCAGCAGGACGGCCGCGCCACCCAGGAAGAGCACGCCGGTCACCACTTGCACGACCTGCTGCGGCAGCAGGGTCAGCACACTGCCCGCCGCGACGGCGAGGGCTACATGCAGCGCGAAGGCGGCGGCGACGCCCGCGAAGACGTAGGAGGCGCGGTAGCGGGTGCCGAGGACCAGGCCGGCGAGCGCGGTCTTGTCGGGCAGTTCGGCGAGGAAGACGACGCCGAACACGACGGCCGTCACGGTGATGCTGATCAAGGGTCCTCAATCGGTCGGGGCTGCCCCACCGAGAGTGTTCCTGCGAAACGACGCCTCGGCACGGCAGCACACAGTCAGTGCACTACTGGCCGAAGGTCTCGCTGGCCGGTCCCTGAAGACCTGCCTCCGGGCGCCGGCTCAGACGAGCTGAGCAGTATGTCGACGGTCCGGCGAAGAGCTACTCCCCTTCAACACCGTCCATCGTACGTGATCGTTTCGCCGTAAACCTTGTCGTGTCATGTACGCGTCACTAACTTCTCACCGTACGCACATCCCCCCGCAACACGGAGCCGCGAGCATTCCACCGCTCGCGCTCCAACGCCCCCGTCCCCCAAGGGAGTTCGCATGCCGAAGTTCTACGCGCGTCGACGGCTGAGCATACTCGGCGCGCTCACCGCGCTCATAGCCTCCGTCGCGGTTCTCAACGGCCCGGCCGCCTCCGCCGCCCTCCCCACTCCGGTCAGCGCGGCCACCGCCCGCACCTACCTCGCCTCGCTCACCGTGGCCACCGAGAACCGCACCGGTTACAGCCGGGACCTGTTCCCGACCTGGATCACCATCAGCGGCACCTGCAACACCCGCGAGTACATCCTCAAGCGGGACGGCTCGAACGTCGTCACCGACTCCGCCTGCGCGGCCACCAGCGGCAGCTGGTACTCCCCCTACGACGGCGCCACCTGGACCGCCGCCTCCGACGTCGACATCGACCACCTGGTCCCGCTCGCCGAGGCCTGGGACTCCGGCGCGAGCGCCTGGACCACGTCCCGGCGCCAGTCCTTCGCCAACGACGTCACCCGCCCGCAGCTCCTCGCGGTGACGGACAACGTGAACCAGTCCAAGGGCGACCAGGACCCGGCCACCTGGATGCCGTCCCTCAGCTCGTACCGCTGCACCTACGTCCGCGCCTGGGTCCAGGTGAAGTACTACTACGGCCTCTCCGTCGACTCCGCGGAGAAGAGCGCCCTCACCGGCTACCTCGCCAACTGCTGACGATTCCGCGCCGGAACCTCGCCGCGGACCTCCGTCGTTCCGTACCGTACGGGGCGACGGAGGAGGATCACGTGACCGATCTGCGGCTGGGACCACTGCTCAGGTACGTCGACGGCTCGTGCGCGACCGTATGGGTCGAGACGAGCCGTCCGTGCACCGCCGAGGTGCGCTGTTCGGACGGCAGCGGCGGCGAGGCCCCCACGTTCCAGATCGCGGGCCACCACTACGCCCTGGTCCCGGTCGAGGGCCTGGCCCCCGGCACACAGCGGTCGTACGAGGTGTTCCTGGACGGCACACGCGTGTGGCCGCTGCCGGACTCACCCTTTCCACCCTCCGTGATCCACACGCCCACCGAGGAGGCGCCCGTCCGCGTCGCCTTCGGCTCCTGCCGCTGGGCCGCGCCCCCGGAGGGCGAGAAGGACCCGGTGGGCCCCGACGCGCTGGACACCCTCGCGGCCCGGGTCGCCGCCGAGCCGGAGGGCGAACGCCCGGACGTCCTCCTCCTCCTCGGCGACCAGGTCTACGCCGACGAGACCTCCCCGGCCACCCAGAGCTGGCTGGCCGCCCGCCGCGATCTGAGCGACCCGCCGGGCGACCAGGTGGCGGACTACGAGGAGTACACCCACCTCTACTACGAGTCCTGGCTCGACCCCGAGGTGCGCTGGCTGCTGTCCACCGTGCCCAGCTGCATGATCTTCGACGACCACGACGTCATCGACGACTGGAACACTTCCGCCTCCTGGGTCGAGGACATGCGCACCCTGTCGTGGTGGCGCGAGCGGCTGCTGAGCGGGCTGATGTCGTACTGGGTCTACCAGCACCTGGGCAACCTCCCCCCGGCCGAGCTGGCGGCCGACCCGCTCTACGCCGCCGTACGCCGGTCCCCCGACGGCACCGACGAGCTGCGCGACTTCGCCTGCCGGGCCGAGGCCGACGCGGCGTCCGTGCGCTGGAGCTACCGGCGCGACTTCGGCCGGGTGCGGCTGGTCATGGTCGACTCCCGCGCGGCCCGCGTCCTCGACGAGGACAACCGGTCGATGCTGGACCCCGGCGAGGCCGAGTGGCTGCGCGGACAGGTGCTGGAGGACCGCTCCTCCTACGACCACCTCCTGATCGGCACCTCGCTGCCCTGGCTGCTGCCGCACCTGGTGCACGACGCCGAGGCGTGGGACGCCGCGCTGTGCCGGGGAGAGCGCGGGGCGCGCTGGGCCCGGTTCGGGGAGGATCTGCGGCGCAAGGCGGATCTGGAGCACTGGGCGGCGTTCCCGGACTCCTTCGCGGCGCTGGCGGACCTGATCGCCGAGGTGGGTTCGGGCCCCGAGGCGCCGGCGACGGTGCTGGTGCTGTCGGGGGACGTGCACCACGCGTACGTGGCCGAGCCGAAGTGGCGCACCGGCGGGCCGGACGCCCGCGTCCTCCAGCTCACCTGCTCCCCCGTCCACAACTCCGTGCCGTCCTACATCCGTTACGGCTTCCGCTTCGGCTGGAGCGCGGTGGCGCGGGCGCTCGGGCGGGGACTCGCCCGGCACGGACGCTGCGCGCGACCGCCGGTCTCCTGGCGGCACACCGGCGGGCCCTGGTTCGGCAACCAGCTCATGACGCTCACGCTGAACGGGCGTTCGGCGCGGCTGCGGCTGGACCGTGCCCGGGAGTCGGGCAGGGGCCGGACCCGGCTGGTGACGGTCTCGGAGTCCGCACTCACCGGGGAGACCGCACGCGAGACGGCGTCCCCGCTGGCCCGGCGGGAAAGCTGACACGCCATCAAGTAGGGCCGTCCGCAGGGTGGTTGGCTTTGCCATGCCCTGCGAGCAGGTGAGGATTCGGACACACTTTCGGTCGCTGGTGCGAGGGGTGAGAAGCGCTCCACGTGCGACTGCGGGTGAAACGGAAGGGGCGTCAGAAGCTAACTGATGGCCAAATGTTGAACTTGCAA
This genomic window contains:
- a CDS encoding peptidoglycan-binding domain-containing protein, encoding MADSSGHLCPECGAPRGADHTPSCGCTQRASDALREARTAEAAAAEDFDPLRIRPYVELDGETAPVPRVPAPDATMPLRAPAPPSGAPSPTDLSLFESEEDRSAHGPDPRPRRTRRRTVLLASSGAVVAVVAAAGFASGLFAYEPPSRDEAGPQDVRPAVPDVTTTVPSASPSTATPSPRPSSAHPSATASASPSASPSPSRSSASPGPSFTTAPPASPTASAATKPAAGADSAQEAAPPVLRRGSDGPEVVELELRLTQVGLYGRKPSGHYNEGVEDAVAMYQWQRGLQGTERGVYDLLTRERLESETREP
- a CDS encoding HAD-IA family hydrolase, with translation MTATAAPTVLTARALLLDMDGTLVNSDAVVERIWRRWADRHGLDGDEVMKVVHGRQGHASMAVLLPDRPMEQNLADNARMLAEETADMDGVVAVPGAPEFLASLRGLPHALVTSADVPLSTARMAAAGLELPDVRVTAESVGASKPDPEGFLKGAAELGVAPAECVVFEDSGAGIAAGKAAGMRVVGIGPRAGLHGPDVVVRDLTQVRVEALGDGTIRLHVG
- a CDS encoding TMEM165/GDT1 family protein — its product is MISITVTAVVFGVVFLAELPDKTALAGLVLGTRYRASYVFAGVAAAFALHVALAVAAGSVLTLLPQQVVQVVTGVLFLGGAAVLLLKKDDGEEEIRNPQDQSFWKVAGAGFMLILVAEFGDLTQIMTANLAARYDDPLSVGLGAVLALWAVAGLGIVGGKALMKRVPLKLITKVAALLMLALGLWSLWEAVAG
- a CDS encoding alkaline phosphatase D family protein, with product MTDLRLGPLLRYVDGSCATVWVETSRPCTAEVRCSDGSGGEAPTFQIAGHHYALVPVEGLAPGTQRSYEVFLDGTRVWPLPDSPFPPSVIHTPTEEAPVRVAFGSCRWAAPPEGEKDPVGPDALDTLAARVAAEPEGERPDVLLLLGDQVYADETSPATQSWLAARRDLSDPPGDQVADYEEYTHLYYESWLDPEVRWLLSTVPSCMIFDDHDVIDDWNTSASWVEDMRTLSWWRERLLSGLMSYWVYQHLGNLPPAELAADPLYAAVRRSPDGTDELRDFACRAEADAASVRWSYRRDFGRVRLVMVDSRAARVLDEDNRSMLDPGEAEWLRGQVLEDRSSYDHLLIGTSLPWLLPHLVHDAEAWDAALCRGERGARWARFGEDLRRKADLEHWAAFPDSFAALADLIAEVGSGPEAPATVLVLSGDVHHAYVAEPKWRTGGPDARVLQLTCSPVHNSVPSYIRYGFRFGWSAVARALGRGLARHGRCARPPVSWRHTGGPWFGNQLMTLTLNGRSARLRLDRARESGRGRTRLVTVSESALTGETARETASPLARRES
- a CDS encoding HNH endonuclease family protein, with translation MPKFYARRRLSILGALTALIASVAVLNGPAASAALPTPVSAATARTYLASLTVATENRTGYSRDLFPTWITISGTCNTREYILKRDGSNVVTDSACAATSGSWYSPYDGATWTAASDVDIDHLVPLAEAWDSGASAWTTSRRQSFANDVTRPQLLAVTDNVNQSKGDQDPATWMPSLSSYRCTYVRAWVQVKYYYGLSVDSAEKSALTGYLANC